A genome region from Brassica oleracea var. oleracea cultivar TO1000 chromosome C2, BOL, whole genome shotgun sequence includes the following:
- the LOC106322704 gene encoding uncharacterized protein LOC106322704: MASNTLKDMNTLPVTEKMSECKPSLAKPCVGKMNGKSEDRPLPSSAAALDPSAVDTEKAAVEVEYIESENLDDVDDADAVLKTVVAGLDSKDWVSVCDALNNVRRLSIFHKEAMLHMLEKVIPLVVKSLKNPRSAVCKTACMTSADIFSAYNNHITDLLDSLLTQLLLKSSQDKRFVCEAAEKALTSMTKYVSPTLLLPKLQPCLKNRNPRIRAKASLCFSRSVPRLGVEGIKEYGIDKLVQAAASQLTDQLPESREAARTVLLELQSVYEKAHPIIKDETSSPSSLPEEEQTPEGVTWEMFCQSKLSALSAQAVLRVTNVVAVPAREGLVTAGSSSSSQL, translated from the exons ATGGCGAGCAATACTTTAAAGGATATGAATACTCTTCCTGTAACTGAGAAGATGAGTGAATGTAAACCAAGCTTAGCCAAGCCTTGTGTTGGGAAAATGAATGGAAAGTCTGAAGATAGACCTCTACCAAGCTCTGCTGCTGCTTTGGATCCAAGTGCTGTTGACACAGAGAAAGCTGCCGTGGAAGTTGAGTATATTGAATCTGAGAACTTGGACGATGTTGACGATGCTGATGCAGTTCTCAAG ACGGTTGTAGCTGGTCTTGACTCCAAGGATTGGGTATCAGTCTGTGATGCTCTTAACAATGTTCGTCGGCTTTCAATATTCCACAAAGAAGCAATGCTGCATATGCT CGAAAAGGTGATCCCACTCGTCGTGAAATCACTGAAAAATCCAAGAAGCGCGGTGTGTAAAACCGCATGCATGACATCTGCAGACATCTTCAGCGCGTATAACAACCATATAACAGATCTGTTGGATTCTCTG CTTACTCAACTCCTCCTCAAGTCTTCCCAAGATAAAAGGTTTGTCTGCGAGGCAGCAGAGAAAGCTTTAACATCAATGACCAAATACGTTTCCCCAACTTTGCTGCTTCCAAAGCTTCAACCTTGTCTCAAGAACAGGAATCCTCGGATCCGTGCAAAAGCATCGTTGTGCTTTTCCAGAAGTGTTCCCCGACTG GGCGTTGAAGGTATTAAAGAATATGGAATTGACAAATTGGTTCAAGCAGCCGCGTCTCAGCTTACCGATCAGCTCCCTGAATCCCGCGAGGCTGCACGGACTGTCCTACTAGAACTTCAGTCCGTTTATGAAAAAGCTCATCCTATCATCAAAGACGAGACATCATCACCATCATCGTTGCCAGAGGAAGAGCAAACCCCGGAGGGAGTTACTTGGGAAATGTTCTGTCAGTCAAAGCTGTCGGCTCTAAGCGCACAAGCCGTGCTTCGTGTCACCAATGTCGTGGCAGTGCCTGCTCGGGAGGGTTTGGTTACTGCAGGTTCATCTTCTTCATCACAGCTATAA